In Aspergillus fumigatus Af293 chromosome 4, whole genome shotgun sequence, one genomic interval encodes:
- a CDS encoding ubiquitin carboxyl-terminal hydrolase family protein, with the protein MSKRPAELSLEDEPAVGSPVSKKARVEDELEEGDPRNGALPLRRASGQEMEEHERKGQNILAAADHEEEEMEEAIPENAEVPESSDVDEDRPVIKAPKRQSEPMEGYSDLYLDTINREILDFDFEKLCSVSLSNINVYACLVCGKYFQGRGPRSYAYFHALEVGHHVFINISTKKVYVLPEGYEVKSKSLEDIKYVVDPHYSKEEVSKLDKEVHDAFDLAGNRYRPGFVGMNNIKANDYLNVVVQVLAHVLPIRNYFLLHQFPVPGTPELALRFSTLVRKLWNPKAFRSHVSPHELLQEIALRSSKRFTLTQQSDPVEFLSWFLNNLHLSLGGSKKPSSTPTSVIQAAFQGHLRIESQAITAHSDTQNARLVFTESGTINSQTIPFLILTLDLPPTPLFQSANRESIIPHVPLTTLLNKYNGITASEKLAHRVRHRLLHPLPPYLLFHIKRFSKNRFVSERNPTIVTFPSPRSLDMSPYVEPNPEIWPPGEPILYDLVANIILDPTVAAPGTTEDAAEKGLTAAGGTSSAGAGAGSERVAWLVQLHDKAMAEENRRHQSQGAGEQQGPEWLEIQDLFVKKAESETLFTREGYLMVWERRKIPGMNNRKGKGAAK; encoded by the exons ATGTCGAAGAGACCGGCGGAACTGTCGCTTGAGGATGAGCCTGCAGTAGGCTCTCCTGTTTCGAAGAAGGCTCGTGTGGAAGACGAGCTTGAAGAGGGTGACCCCCGCAACGGAGCATTGCCTTTGCGACGAGCCAGTGGCCAGGAAATGGAGGAGCATGAACGCAAAGGCCAAAATATTCTTGCAGCAGCTGAtcacgaagaggaagaaatggaagaggcAATTCCAGAGAACGCCGAAGTCCCCGAATCGTccgatgtcgacgaggacCGGCCAGTCATCAAAGCGCCGAAACGCCAAAGTGAACCTATGGAAGGCTACAGCGACCTTTACCTCGACACGATAAATCGCGAAATTCTCGATTTTGACTTTGAAAAGCTGTGCTCTGTCAGTCTTTCGAATATCAACGTGTATGCCTGCCTCGTATGCGGCAAATACTTCCAGGGCCGGGGTCCCAGATCGTATGCGTACTTTCACGCTCTCGAAGTTGGACATCatgtcttcatcaacataTCGACAAAGAAGGTTTATGTCCTTCCTGAAGGTTATGAAGTTAAGAGTAAAAGtttggaggatatcaaatatGTGGTAGATCCTCACTACTCAAAAGAGGAGGTTTCTAAATTGGATAAAGAGGTTCATGATGCTTTTGATCTTGCAGGCAATCGTTACAGACCTG GCTTCGTGGGAATGAACAACATCAAAGCCAACGATTATCTCAACGTTGTTGTCCAGGTCTTGGCTCACGTCTTGCCAATTCGCAACTATTTCCTGCTGCATCAATTTCCTGTACCCGGAACGCCAGAGTTGGCCCTTCGTTTCAGCACATTGGTGCGCAAATTATGGAATCCCAAGGCTTTTCGCTCGCATGTTTCGCCACACGAGTtgctgcaggagattgcGCTCCGGTCATCGAAGCGCTTCACCCTTACCCAGCAATCGGATCCAGTAGAATTCCTCTCCTGGTTTTTAAACAATCTACACCTTTCCCTAGGAGGTTCGAAAAAACCGTCGTCGACCCCGACAAGTGTGATACAGGCTGCTTTCCAAGGTCACTTGAGAATTGAGAGTCAAGCCATTACTGCGCATTCAGATACTCAAAACGCCCGTCTGGTCTTCACCGAATCAGGCACTATCAATAGCCAAACCATCCCGTTCCTCATTTTGACTCTGGATCTTCCGCCAACACCCCTCTTTCAATCCGCCAACCGAGAATCCATCATCCCCCATGTTCCCCTCACAACTCTTCTAAACAAGTACAACGGAATTACTGCCTCCGAGAAGCTGGCTCACCGTGTCCGACATCGCCTTCTGCATCCTCTGCCCCCTTACCTCTTATTCCACATCAAACGATTCAGCAAGAACAGATTTGTTTCTGAGCGCAATCCCACCATTGTCACTTTCCCGTCGCCTCGCTCTCTAGATATGTCGCCGTACGTGGAGCCTAACCCTGAAATCTGGCCGCCTGGCGAACCGATTCTATATGACCTAGTCGCCAACATTATCCTGGATCCAACTGTGGCAGCGCCAGGTACTACTGAAGATGCTGCAGAGAAAGGCCTCACCGCTGCGGGTGGAACCTCGTCCGCTGGCGCCGGTGCTGGCAGTGAGAGGGTGGCTTGGCTGGTCCAGCTCCACGACAAGGCCATGGCAGAGGAGAACAGACGGCACCAAAGCCAAGGTGCCGGGGAGCAGCAAGGACCTGAATGGCTGGAGATCCAAGATCTATTTGTCAAGAAGGCTGAGAGTGAGACTCTGTTCACGCGGGAAGGCTATCTGATGGTTTGGGAGCGGCGAAAGATCCCTGGGATGAACAACCGGAAAGGCAAGGGCGCGGCCAAGTGA
- a CDS encoding ribosomal RNA-processing protein RRP9 gives MSSFFTLPASQRKRKRDDRAAAPASKKRGVDADGDSGAKGKGRTRERDQSISGSDLDDDDESVASAVSEEESGSESEDGETAAERRLKLAERYLENVREEVDDYGFDAAEIDRDLIAERLKEDVDEFKGRSYRQIASNLAFSTAIPSFFRADTQSTTSIAVHPPYVYTVSKDKTLIKWELATPSHASATVPAANSQNEESKRPAKPQRKKPKQVKFARGLRKVAETGEEHGHTKAILSVAVSPSGKFVATGGEDRKLIIWDAATLTPMQTFSQHRDAVSGLAFVRHISTMSSGEQLFSGSYDRTIKTWSLSSAGHAYVETLFGHQDNVSSVAAMTIDQCISVGARDRTARLWKVVEETQLVFRGGSSKHTYQENTIDCVAPLPPTHFVTGSDSGSISLWSIHKKKPLHTIQCAHGLDPLPPLDELSAEVDQKLADSNSRFLRRMPRWITALATVPGTDIVLSGSWDGFIRAWKVSEDKKTIIPLGPVGGGKLGSATQDTPSRQLKQTLEFNTAADADSMSVDEPQNQHTEDTKNEAEPLIKGVINDIAVFERRADTAKPGQGQAESKTKTKSSEPEPRGLCIVAAVGKEHRFGRWKCFANNFHEGSAADGRNGAVVFEVPFISDSKQ, from the exons ATGTCGTCTTTTTTTACATTACCCGCTTCACAGCGAAAGCGGAAGAGAGACGACCGCGCTGCAGCTCCGGCATCAAAAAAGCGAGGTGTAGATGCGGACGGAGATTCTGGCGCGAAGGGAAAGGGCAGGACGAGGGAAAGAGATCAATCTATTTCTGGCAGTGACctagacgatgacgatgaaagTGTGGCGTCGGCAGTATCCGAAGAGGAAAGTGGTTCGGAGTCTGAGGATGGtgaaacagcagcagagagAAGATTGAAGCTCGCTGAGAGGTATTTGGAAAATGTAcgggaggaggtggatgaCTACGGTTTCGATGCTGCTGAGATTGATCGAGATTTGATCGCCGAGAGACTAAAAGAAGATGTG GATGAATTTAAAGGACGCTCTTATCGTCAGATAGCTTCAAACTTAGCATTTTCGACGGCGATACCATCGTTTTTCCGCGCAGATACCCAGTCGACAACTTCAATTGCAGTACACCCGCCTTACGTTTATACAGTGTCAAAAGACAAGACCTTGATCAAGTGGGAACTCGCAACGCCGAGTCACGCTTCCGCAACAGTTCCAGCGGCAAATTCGCAGAATGAGGAATCTAAGCGTCCAGCAAAACCTCAACGGAAAAAGCCAAAGCAAGTGAAATTCGCTCGGGGATTAAGAAAAGTCGCAGAGACTGGCGAGGAACATGGTCATACCAAGGCTATCCTTTCAGTAGCTGTGTCGCCTTCGGGAAAGTTCGTGGCTACTGGTGGAGAGGACCGGAAGTTAATCATTTGGGATGCTGCTACTTTGACGCCAATGCAGACCTTCAGCCAGCACCGTGATGCAGTTAGCGGGCTCGCTTTCGTCCGACACATCTCCACTATGAGCTCCGGTGAACAGTTATTTTCCGGTTCCTATGATAGAACCATCAAGACATGGTCCTTGAGCTCAGCAGGCCATGCCTACGTTGAAACCCTGTTCGGGCACCAGGACAATGTGTCGTCAGTCGCCGCCATGACTATCGATCAGTGCATCAGTGTTGGAGCACGCGATCGCACAGCTCGGTTGTGGAAGGTCGTCGAAGAAACGCAGCTAGTCTTTCGTGGCGGATCATCGAAACACACATATCAGGAAAATACCATCGACTGTGTAGCACCTCTACCCCCTACCCATTTTGTCACGGGCTCAGATTCTGGCTCCATTTCCCTCTGGTCCATtcacaagaagaagcctctCCACACCATCCAATGCGCTCACGGCTTAGACCCTCTCCCTCCGCTAGACGAGCTCTCAGCTGAGGTCGATCAGAAGCTCGCGGACTCAAACTCCCGTTTTCTTCGGCGCATGCCCCGCTGGATCACAGCTTTGGCAACGGTTCCCGGCACCGACATCGTTCTTAGCGGCAGCTGGGACGGCTTCATCCGAGCCTGGAAGGTTTCCGAGGACAAGAAGACAATCATACCGCTTGGCCCCGTCGGCGGAGGAAAGCTCGGTTCTGCGACACAGGACACACCATCTCGACAGCTCAAACAGACTCTCGAGTTTAACACAGCCGCCGACGCGGACTCCATGTCCGTCGACGAACCCCAGAATCAACACACCGAGGACACCAAGAACGAAGCTGAACCTCTCATCAAGGGTGTCATCAACGATATTGCCGTGTTTGAGCGTCGTGCCGACACGGCCAAACCCGGCCAAGGCCAGGCCGAgtccaagaccaagaccaAGTCATCCGAACCCGAGCCCCGCGGTCTCTGCATCGTCGCTGCTGTTGGGAAGGAACACAGGTTCGGGCGCTGGAAGTGCTTTGCGAACAATTTTCACGAGGGATCTGCAGCTGACGGCCGCAACGGCGCGGTGGTCTTTGAAGTTCCCTTTATCTCTGACAGCAAGCAGTGA
- the pre1 gene encoding proteasome core particle subunit beta 4: protein MEVLLGITGKDFVILAASKAAMRGPTILKAEDDKTRQLSQHTLMAFSGEAGDTVQFAEYIQANVALYTMRNDTELRPNAVANFVRGELARSLRSRNPYTVNLLLGGVDSITQEPHLYWIDYLSALARVPYAAHGYAQYYCLSILDKHHHPDISLEQGMKLLQMCTDELKRRLPIDYKGVLVKVVTKDGVKEAEIDNDRIVKSA, encoded by the exons AT GGAGGTTCTACTAGGTATCACCGGCAAGGACTTCGTCATCCTGGCGGCCTCCAAAGCCGCTATGAGAGGGCCGACTATTCTGAAAGCAGAGGATGACAAGACACGGCAACTGAGCCAGCACACTCTAATGGCTTTTTCGGGAGAGGCAGGAGATACAG TGCAATTTGCCGAATACATTCAAGCTAATGTTGCGCTATACACGATGAGGAACGACACAGAATTGCGTCCGAATGCTGTTGCCAACTTTGTCCGAGGAGAATTGGCTCGGAGTTTGAGATCGCGGAACCCCTACACGGTCAACCTCCTGTTGGGCGGAGTGGACTCCATTACACAGGAACCTCACCTGTATTGGATTGACTACTTGTCTGCGCTTGCTCGCGTACCCTACGCCGCACACGGCTATGCTCA GTACTACTGCTTATCCATCCTCGACAAACACCATCATCCCGATATTTCCCTCGAACAGGGTATGAAGCTTCTACAGATGTGCACAGACGAGCTCAAGCGCAGACTACCGATCGATTACAAGGGC GTTCTTGTAAAGGTCGTGACCAAGGATGGCGTCAAGGAAGCAGAGATCGATAATGATAGAATAGTCAAGAGTGCTTAA
- a CDS encoding MDM20/NAA25 family protein has translation MSATNDAVFHRRNKQIQDAIDGQNLKQALQLIEKRMKKGEDSRFLKAWKAEILYRHADDAHRQRGLTETLELCKLEPPTTDLDTLEILQETLQKIGGQEDTMRSLWEKAAKAKPQDLEVQLRWFSYAFEADDWKSAQKAAMSLQSNFPKTRKYYFWAIFLSYLVAVDKNSSEAERKLFGTLAYRMASKAADSVPADPKELLSTPRAIQNAEELLLLIKICESQGRHSEVVKLLDSQNLGLSSRIVQNDWPFVGEKLSGLEKAEMWAEGLSYARDLLAIPTNESEEKTLQERDDWAVWSLLIHSVQNIKNAETTAETRKFIDEFIKAVPRSRNAQLARLDLIDWSFKSGSLKSHELITACQEYFDRNKTKLYCFVDLRKYLSDLDKASLTEFIQYASRTEGIQGDENDPFKDVPAINALKLEYCFLLSADEANATQPKVEDYVSRCLQIFRSAKRPERTAAGSTIESQPSDDLCLLAAMSLIRFSGGWTNEKPDQVPDTSLIRAAGILERLLLDSPHNYNALLLLVRIYLRLGAGSLALRTFSKLSVKQLQYETVAHNLFTRLATIHPHSAPPVEGAEYKDFYPQSAFVQALNFYRTADVTTVRNRTNGLEYGSYANVEGTIDLQRRLKHSICRKMWALDVKRLQRLAGGDNMGRYSDLARETSPTVDQRVFDAFMNCEAPGQTTFEERVRLGPLPKEHWVKSAQLTDQLFELLKNLAAQKPVSAEFDVPSLDDLLSSDAESEMTAPEIESVKLHVNLLKVAKLLSGSKSVNPEEVDICLSHVEQWLESRSKDFALDSAKLSPVMLRTAVFLRPESPSAPSWKYLHDTFLVLESLKALSFVYTIASRKGPKTAKLPKDRVEKLGGLIGEVYDSVRANIRALKSRVSEPGMLGSLVDLVLAGGQQLRTELEKTLDMPAVELVCGELMDSWEENLNGALSVKL, from the exons ATGTCGGCCACCAACGATGCCGTGTTTCATCGGCGGAACAAGCAAATTCAGGACGCCATTGATGGACAGAACTTGAAGCAAGCTCTGCAGCTCATCGAGAAACGCATGAAAAAGGGAGAAGACTCGAGATTTCTCAAG GCGTGGAAAGCGGAGATCCTATACCGCCATGCGGACGACGCCCATCGCCAGCGCGGCCTCACCGAAACGCTGGAGCTGTGCAAGCTAGAGCCACCAACGACAGATTTAGACACACTCGAGATCTTGCAGGAGACGCTACAGAAGATAGGCGGTCAAGAGGATACCATGAGAAGCTTGTGGGAGAAGGCTGCCAAAGCAAAACCACAGGACTTAGAGGTTCAGTTAAGGTGGTTTTCATATGCATTCGAGGCAGACGACTGGAAATCAGCGCAAAAG GCGGCTATGAGCCTTCAGAGCAACTTCCCCAAGACGCGGAAATACTATTTCTGGGCCATTTTCCTCAGTTACCTTGTTGCCGTAGACAAGAACAGCTCGGAGGCCGAACGGAAGCTCTTTGGGACGCTGGCTTATCGTATGGCCTCCAAAGCCGCAGATAGCGTCCCCGCTGATCCA AAAGAGTTGCTGAGCACTCCCAGAGCCATACAAAACGCCGAGGAGCTTTTACTACTTATCAAGATCTGCGAATCTCAGGGGCGTCACTCGGAGGTTGTAAAGCTCCTTGATAGCCAGAACTTGGGTCTGAGCTCACGAATTGTCCAAAACGATTGGCCTTTCGTTGGAGAAAAGCTCTCTGGAttggagaaggccgagatGTGGGCTGAGGGTCTCTCATACGCGAGGGACCTTCTGGCGATTCCGACTAATGAATCAGAGGAGAAGACTCTACAAGAGCGCGACGACTGGGCTGTCTGGAGTTTACTTATTCATTCAGTTCAGAATATCAAGAACGCAGA AACTACTGCCGAGACCAGGAAGTTCATCGATGAGTTCATCAAAGCTGTTCCCAGATCACGAAACGCACAATTGGCCCGCCTTGACTTGATTGATTGGAGCTTCAAGTCTGGCAGCCTAAAGAGCCATGAATTGATCACCGCGTGCCAGGAATACTTTGATCGAAATAAGACCAAACTGTATTGTTTCGTAGATCTTCGGAAATATCTGTCTGATTTGGATAAGGCATCTCTAACAGAGTTCATTCAATATGCGTCTCGGACCGAAGGGATCCAAGGCGAT GAAAACGATCCGTTCAAGGACGTCCCGGCGATCAATGCTCTGAAACTCGAGTACTGCTTCCTGCTTTCGGCCGACGAGGCCAATGCCACACAGCCAAAAGTCGAAGATTATGTTTCGCGTTGCCTCCAGATCTTCCGCAGTGCAAAGCGTCCTGAGCGTACCGCAGCCGGCTCGACCATCGAAAGTCAGCCAAGTGATGACCTTTGTTTGCTCGCCGCTATGAGTCTCATTCGATTCAGTGGAGGTTGGACCAACGAGAAGCCGGACCAGGTTCCAGACACCAGTCTGATTCGCGCAGCGGGTATTCTGGAGCGTCTCTTGCTTGACTCCCCTCATAATTATAacgcgctgctgctgctcgtCCGGATTTATCTTCGCTTAGGTGCAGGATCCCTGGCTCTTAGGACATTCAGCAAACTATCCGTCAAACAGCTGCAGTATGAGACAGTGGCCCATAATCTCTTTACACGGCTAGCAACTATCCACCCCCATTCAGCACCGCCAGTTGAAGGTGCAGAATACAAGGATTTCTACCCGCAATCTGCATTTGTACAAGCCCTCAACTTTTACCGGACTGCGGATGTCACGACGGTTAGAAACAGGACGAATGGGTTGGAATACGGCAGCTATGCGAATGTAGAAGGAACCATTGATCTTCAGAGACGGCTCAAGCATAGTATCTGCCGGAAAATGTGGGCATTAGATGTGAAGCGGTTACAGCGGTTAGCTGGAGGGGACAATATGGGCCGATACAGTGATTTGG CAAGAGAGACGTCTCCCACGGTAGATCAACGTGTCTTTGATGCGTTTATGAACTGCGAAGCACCTGGCCAGACTACCTTTGAGGAGCGAGTGCGCCTGGGACCTCTGCCTAAG GAACATTGGGTGAAATCGGCTCAGTTGACAGATCAGCTGTTCGAGCTCTTGAAGAACCTTGCTGCTCAGAAACCGGTGTCTGCAGAATTTGATGTGCCTAGCCTGGATGATCTTCTGAGCTCAGACGCCGAGTCCGAGATGACCGCTCCTGAAATAGAGAGCGTCAAGCTACATGTGAACCTCCTCAAAGTGGCGAAGCTTCTCAGCGGATCAAAATCGGTCAATCCAGAAGAGGTTGACATCTGCCTATCGCACGTGGAGCAGTGGCTCGAGTCCAGGTCGAAGGACTTTGCCTTGGACAGCGCGAAACTCTCCCCTGTTATGTTGAGAACTGCAGTGTTCTTGCGACCGGAAAGTCCCTCGGCTCCATCGTGGAAGTATTTACACGACACTTTTCTCGTACTCGAGTCGCTCAAGGCGTTGTCCTTCGTATATACAATCGCATCAAGAAAGGGTCCCAAGACAGCAAAACTTCCCAAGGACCGTGTCGAAAAATTGGGTGGCTTGATTGGGGAAGTCTATGACAGCGTTAGAGCAAATATTCGTGCTCTCAAGTCACGAGTCTCCGAGCCAGGCATGCTTGGCTCCCTGGTCGACCTCGTTCTGGCTGGTGGTCAGCAACTTCGGACCGAGCTTGAGAAGACGCTTGACATGCCAGCAGTGGAACTTGTCTGTGGTGAGCTAATGGATAGCTGGGAGGAAAACCTGAATGGAGCACTTTCTGTAAAGTTGTGA
- a CDS encoding U3 snoRNA-associated protein UTP13: MSKAVVKTTFEASRTLRPIYTGGSTALDASGRLLVTCVGEDALIVDLETGDQLASLEGDGEIITSLAISPSASHVIVCSRSMSMRIYALTPFDETSRTVETSLLRTLKPHTAPVVTSTVDPTSTLLATGAADGSIKVWDIRGGYITHTFHGHGGVISALCFFQVPVQDGDTKSSKKKQSKKMSVDLDGDDDMAESDSAVGFRLASGDEEGKVRVWDLNKRKSVTTLESHVSVVRSLSYSPSENALLSAARDKTVIVWDVRTFKTRRIIPVLESVEAATFVAESGLCMVAGENGKLRVWDCNRGGEVTKEQEAGPEFEAVVAIHYFPGMKFAMTVHADQTLRLHSLESLSAFKPGSTLDPLTVVRRISGNDDDIIDLAYVGPDRSMLALATNTESIRIISVAPSEDRPSTQDREYFGADVAHLEGHDDIIICIDVDWSGHWLATGAKDNSARLWRLDPMNSSYTCFAVFTGHAESLGAISLPRVPPPANTPAHNDPLNHPPSFLLTGSQDRTIKRWETRKLAPLTSSKPHTPKAVYTRKAHEKDINALDINHSSTLFASASQDRTVKIWSTEDGSVVGVLRGHKRGVWSVRFAPKDTPIISADAKSSTNRGLIATGSGDKTVKLWSLSDYSCLLTFEGHTNSVLKVIWLPPSELSIKAEDAEEDDTDASVRKIATQPKPLIASAAADGLVKIWSPYTGEVETTLDNHEDRVWALASPTPSGSRADVKSSPSQKAATPYALASGSADSTVTFWTDTTSATYTAAVSANSARIEQDQQLQNYIRAGAYREAITLALQLNHPARLLSIFTTAIDAADNPYSSDSDKDERVNSLTGDASIDEVLQSLDPSNLRLLLLRLRDWNTNARTSRVAQRILYALFRSYPASTFVELATSSMAKRGSDRRTAAGMRDILQALAAYTERHYRRVEELTDESFLVEWVLGEMDGGVGLLGGPGVSSTSEANGVQVHEHEKDFIMLGV; this comes from the exons ATGTCTAAAGCTGTTGTCAAGACGACTTTCGAGGCGTCTCGCACGCTTCGTCCTATATATACCGGAGGAAGTACCGCGCTCGATGCCAGTGGTCGATTACTGGTGACTTGTGTCGGCGAGGATGCATTGATTGTGGATCTTGAGACTGGTGATCAGCTTGCCAGTCTTGAAGGA GATGGAGAAATCATCACCAGCCTAGCAA TCTCTCCATCGGCTTCCCATGTCATCGTCTGCTCACGGTCCATGTCAATGCGAATCTATGCCTTAACACCCTTCGACGAAACCTCCAGAACGGTTGAAACATCTCTTCTTCGAACTTTGAAGCCGCACACCGCACCTGTCGTGACATCTACAGTCGACCCAACTAGCACACTACTCGCAACCggagctgcagatggctcGATCAAGGTCTGGGACATTAGGGGAGGCTATATCACACATACCTTCCATGGTCATGGCGGTGTTATATCAGCCCTGTGCTTTTTCCAGGTCCCAGTTCAGGATGGTGACACAAAGTCCTCAAAAAAGAAGCAGTCAAAGAAGATGTCTGTGGATCTGGACGGTGACGACGACATGGCTGAATCTGACTCCGCGGTGGGCTTTCGACTTGCCTCaggagacgaagagggcAAGGTTCGAGTGTGGGATCTGAACAAGAGAAAGTCAGTGACAACGCTTGAGTCTCACGTCTCTGTAGTACGAAGCTTGTCATATTCTCCTTCGGAGAATGCATTGCTATCTGCTGCTCGAGATAAGACCGTTATTGTCTGGGACGTGAGGACCTTCAAAACGCGGCGAATCATACCCGTGCTCGAAAGTGTGGAAGCTGCTACATTTGTCGCCGAAAGTGGGCTGTGCATGGTGGCAGGTGAAAACGGCAAATTGCGCGTATGGGACTGCAACCGCGGAGGAGAGGTGACCaaagagcaagaagctggGCCTGAATTCGAGGCGGTTGTGGCCATCCACTACTTCCCTGGTATGAAGTTCGCTATGACCGTTCATGCAGACCAGACCCTGAGGCTTCATTCACTCGAGTCCTTGTCCGCCTTTAAGCCGGGCTCCACACTGGATCCTTTGACAGTTGTCAGGCGCATATCAggcaatgacgatgataTTATCGATTTAGCATATGTCGGTCCCGATAGATCAATGCTGGCGCTTGCCACCAACACGGAGAGCATTCGCATTATATCAGTCGCTCCGTCTGAGGACCGTCCGTCGACCCAAGACCGTGAATATTTCGGTGCCGATGTCGCACATCTTGAGGGCCATGACGATATAATCATCTGTATTGATGTAGATTGGTCTGGACATTGGTTGGCGACTGGCGCAAAAGATAACTCAGCCCGTCTTTGGCGTCTTGATCCCATGAATTCATCCTATACATGTTTCGCAGTCTTCACAGGTCATGCAGAATCACTGGGAGCTATCAGTCTTCCTCGAGTGCCTCCCCCAGCCAACACACCCGCACACAATGACCCCTTAAACCATCCACCTTCGTTCCTTCTGACAGGCTCTCAAGACCGTACAATCAAGCGATGGGAAACTAGGAAGCTAGCTCCCCTCACTTCGTCGAAACCGCATACACCCAAAGCTGTTTATACCCGGAAAGCCCACGAAAAAGACATCAATGCCCTTGACATCAACCATTCATCGACTCTCTTTGCTTCAGCTTCACAGGATCGGACTGTGAAAATCTGGTCCACTGAAGATGGCTCTGTTGTTGGTGTCCTTCGGGGTCACAAGAGAGGAGTCTGGTCTGTCCGTTTTGCCCCAAAAGACACTCCCATCATCAGCGCCGACGCCAAAAGCAGTACCAACAGGGGCCTGATTGCCACAGGCTCTGGTGATAAGACCGTCAAGCTTTGGAGTTTGTCTGACTACAGCTGTCTTTTGACGTTTGAAGGGCACACAAACAGTGTACTGAAAGTCATCTGGCTCCCGCCTTCAGAACTGTCCATCAAAGCTGAAGACGCAGAGGAAGATGATACGGATGCTTCGGTGCGCAAAATCGCTACCCAGCCGAAACCTCTAATCGCATCTGCGGCTGCCGACGGATTGGTTAAAATCTGGTCGCCTTATACCGGCGAGGTCGAGACCACCCTCGACAATCACGAGGATCGAGTGTGGGCGCTAGCGAGCCCTACACCCTCCGGCTCGCGTGCCGATGTCAAATCGTCACCTTCTCAAAAAGccgctactccgtacgcGCTCGCCTCTGGCTCGGCTGACTCCACCGTCACCTTTTGGACTGATACCACCTCTGCGACTTACACCGCTGCAGTCAGCGCCAACTCTGCCCGCATTGAACAAGATCAGCAGTTGCAAAATTACATTAGAGCGGGGGCTTATCGCGAAGCTATCACATTAGCACTCCAGCTTAACCATCCCGCACGACTCTTATCCATCTTCACAACCGCAATCGATGCTGCGGATAATCCGTACTCATCAGACTCAGACAAAGACGAGCGTGTCAACAGTTTGACTGGTGACGCATCGATCGATGAGGTCCTTCAATCCCTTGATCCGTCTAatctccgccttcttctgctccGGTTGCGTGACTGGAACACTAACGCGCGCACTTCTCGAGTGGCGCAGCGAATCTTATATGCTTTGTTCCGATCATATCCTGCTTCAACATTCGTGGAGCTGGCGACGTCAAGCATGGCAAAGCGAGGCAGTGATCGTCGCACCGCCGCAGGCATGAGGGATATTCTGCAGGCTTTGGCCGCATACACAGAGCGGCATTATCGCCGTGTTGAGGAGCTGACGGACGAGAGTTTCCTGGTCGAATGGGTGTTGGGTGAGATGGACGGCGGCGTAGGACTTCTAGGAGGTCCCGGTGTCTCCAGCACGAGCGAGGCCAATGGTGTTCAAGTACATGAACATGAAAAGGATTTCATCATGTTGGGGGTATAG